CGGGCATTGCCCTCCGCGTAAACCAGGGCCGAGAGCCTGTCCAGTTCCCCGATTTCATCATCTGTAAGCTGCACCGCAAGTGACAGGAGATTATCCTGAACCTGGCTGCTGTTGCGGGCGCCCACGATGGCGGCGCTTATTCCCCTGCGGGAGAGTATCCATGCCAGGGCGATATTTCCCGGCGAGGCATTCCGGCCGGCGGCCATTATTTTCATTGTTTCCAGGAGATCCGAGATGGCCGGCCAGTACCGTGCCTTGAAATGCTTGTAGAAAAATGACCGCACGTCGGTTTTCTCAAAGGCGCCCGGTTTACTGTACTTTCCCGTGAGCATCCCGGCTCCCAGAGAACCATAGGATATGATATCTGTGCCTGTATCAATACAGGTCCCTATTATTTCTTCTTCAATATCCCTTTTGAGCAGCGAATACTGGGGCTGCAGTGAAACTATGGGTGCCAGTTTCATTGCAGCCATAAGTTCTTCACGGCCGTAATTGCACAGGCCTATATGGCGGATTTTTCCCTGTTCACGGAACCTGACCATGGCAGCCAGGGTGTCTTCAAGGGGCGTAGCGGGATCGGGCCAGTGACACTGGTAGAGATCGATGTAGTCGGTCCGGAGCCGGCGGAGTGAATTGTGCAGGTCTTCTTCAAGGAATTGCGGAGAGAGGTCCTTGGGGAAGCGTTTTGACATGTTGAGGCCTCCCTTTGTGGCGATGACGATGTTTTGTCTTTTTCCTTCCAGCAGCCGTCCCAGGAGCTCTTCGGCACGGCCGACTCCATAGGCCGGGGCAGTATCGATAGTATTGATTCCCCCGTCCAGGGCGGCTTGCACCGCCTGTACCGCATCCTCTTCATTGAAGGGGCCCCAGTTCTCTCCACCCGTGGCCCATGTCCCCAGGATTATTCTGGAGACGAGGAGGTCGCTTTTCCCCAATTGCATCATATCCATAGTGCTGTTCCTTTGCGGAGTATCTTTTACGGTCGTATTATAAATACTATTTGACGCCTCGGGGGGAAAAGGTCAAGAGAATAATCCATGATATAATTGACAGCATGGTTGTATCACGATATGTTTGCATGCAGGGAAGATATACTCTATGAGAATACTGGTTACGAACGACGACGGCATTCATGCCGAGGGGATACGGGTGCTTTTTGACGTGCTGTCCCTTTCATTTGATACGTATATGATTGCTCCCGACAGCGAGAGAAGCGGCTGCTCAAATGCCTTCACCATTCACCGTGCCATGGTGCTGAAGAAGGAGGGGGATAAACAGTTTTCGCTGAACGGCTTCCCCGCCGATTGCGTCAATGTGGGACTGCATGGCGATATCATCCCTCCCGTGGACCTTATCGTCTCGGGTATAAATCACGGTCCCAATCTGGGCGATGATCTATTTTTTTCCGGCACTGTTGCGGGAGCACGGACAGCCTATATTTTTGGTAAAAACGGTATTGCTTTGTCAATGGACAGCT
The Spirochaetae bacterium HGW-Spirochaetae-1 DNA segment above includes these coding regions:
- the surE gene encoding 5'/3'-nucleotidase SurE, which gives rise to MRILVTNDDGIHAEGIRVLFDVLSLSFDTYMIAPDSERSGCSNAFTIHRAMVLKKEGDKQFSLNGFPADCVNVGLHGDIIPPVDLIVSGINHGPNLGDDLFFSGTVAGARTAYIFGKNGIALSMDSYHRPSEYFKDASLFLVSFIHELILQKNSPWFFNINYPDIPMEEVRGTQYTVPCKRLYRDTYMKEHINTHEMQVRLEGDIESVAPEGSDMDVVKKGYISITPLSIDCTDHAFLSTVAGGDLRRE
- a CDS encoding aldo/keto reductase, with the translated sequence MDMMQLGKSDLLVSRIILGTWATGGENWGPFNEEDAVQAVQAALDGGINTIDTAPAYGVGRAEELLGRLLEGKRQNIVIATKGGLNMSKRFPKDLSPQFLEEDLHNSLRRLRTDYIDLYQCHWPDPATPLEDTLAAMVRFREQGKIRHIGLCNYGREELMAAMKLAPIVSLQPQYSLLKRDIEEEIIGTCIDTGTDIISYGSLGAGMLTGKYSKPGAFEKTDVRSFFYKHFKARYWPAISDLLETMKIMAAGRNASPGNIALAWILSRRGISAAIVGARNSSQVQDNLLSLAVQLTDDEIGELDRLSALVYAEGNAR